Proteins found in one Plectropomus leopardus isolate mb chromosome 9, YSFRI_Pleo_2.0, whole genome shotgun sequence genomic segment:
- the sparc gene encoding LOW QUALITY PROTEIN: SPARC (The sequence of the model RefSeq protein was modified relative to this genomic sequence to represent the inferred CDS: deleted 2 bases in 1 codon), whose protein sequence is MRVWIVFLLCLAGHAMAAPTEEEPVVEELVTEEPVVEEPEVGANPVQIEIGEFDEAIEIVEEEEVVTENPCLNHHCKKGKVCEVDDSNTPMCVCQDPSSCLAAEAEFEHVCGTDNKTYDSSCHFFATKCALEGTKKGHKLHIDYIGSCKFIEPCMDSELNEFPLRMRDWLKNVLVTLYERDEDNNLLTEKQKLRVKKIYENEKRLQAGEHSLDLLAHDFEKNYNMYIFPVHWQFGQLDQHPVDGYLTHTELSPLRAPLIPMEHCTTRFFEQCDSDNDKYIALEEWASCFGIKEQDVDKDLII, encoded by the exons ATGAGGGTGTGGATCGTCTTCCTCCTGTGCCTGGCCGGCCACGCCATGGCTGctcct actgAGGAGGAGCCCGTCGTGGAGGAGCTGGTAACTGAGGAGCCAGTTGTTGAG GAGCCCGAGGTGGGAGCCAACCCGGTGCAGATTGAGATCGGGGAATTCGACGAAGCCATTGAGATCGTTGAAGAGGAGGAAGTTGTTACTGAGA ACCCCTGCCTGAACCACCACTGCAAGAAGGGCAAAGTGTGTGAGGTCGACGACAGCAACACCcccatgtgtgtgtgccaggaCCCCTCCAGCTGCCTCGCCGCCGAGGCCGAGTTCGAGCAT gtttgCGGCACCGACAACAAGACC TACGACTCTTCCTGCCACTTCTTCGCCACCAAGTGCGCCCTGGAGGGAACCAAGAAGGGCCACAAGCTGCACATCGACTACATCGGATCCTGCAAAT TCATCGAGCCCTGCATGGACTCGGAGCTGAACGAGTTCCCCCTGCGTATGAGGGACTGGCTGAAGAACGTTCTGGTGACTCTGTACGAGCGCGACGAGGACAACAACCTGCTGACCGAGAAGCAGAAGCTCAGG GTGAAGAAGATCTACGAGAACGAGAAGAGGCTGCAGGCCGGCGAGCACTCTCTGGACCTGCTGGCTCACGACTTCGAGAAGAACTACAACATGTACATCTTCCCCGTCCACTGGCAGTTCGGCCAGCTCGACCAGCACCCCGTCGACGG GTATCTGACCCACACTGAGCTCTCCCCCCTGCGTGCTCCTCTCATTCCCATGGAGCATTGCACCACCCGCTTCTTCGAGCAGTGCGACTCCGACAACGACAAATACATCGCCCTGGAGGAGTGGGCCTCCTGCTTCGGCATCAAGGAGC aggaCGTTGACAAAGACCTCATCATCTGA
- the g3bp1 gene encoding ras GTPase-activating protein-binding protein 1 codes for MVMEKPSAQLVGREFVRQYYTLLNQAPDYLHRFYGKNSSYVHGGLDNNGKPVEAVYGQSEIHKRVMALSFRDCHTKIRHVDAHATLNEGVVVQVMGELSNNMQPMRKFMQTFVLAPEGTVANKFYVHNDVFRYQDEVFGDSDSEPPEESEDEVEEIEERVPSPDVAPEESAPFYDPSACSEPVVPGDEEEAAPVSPEPEPEKEAEAAAVELKPETMLETQTDANTSDDQTEKSPVSAPPTAEPAAAPAEPSPAAPEENRPFSWASVTSKNLPPSGAVPVSGIPPHVVKAAPTAPPRAEVKTESQTATQRPQRDQRPREQRPGGPPPVHRGTRPVREGEQGEQEGRRVARYPDAQQLFVGNVPHDVDKTELKEFFEQYGTVLELRINSGGKLPNFGFVVFDDSEPVQKILSNRPIKFRGDVRLNVEEKKTRSAREGDRRDVRPRGPGGPGGPRERIGGGGGGPRGPPARGGMAQKPSFGSGRGAGPSEGRYSAQRQ; via the exons ATGGTGATGGAGAAGCCAAGTGCCCAGCTGGTCGGGCGAGAGTTTGTCCGACAGTATTACACACTCCTGAACCAGGCCCCCGACTACCTGCACAG GTTCTACGGAAAAAACTCGTCCTACGTGCACGGCGGCCTGGACAACAACGGCAAACCGGTGGAGGCTGTTTATGGACAGTCT GAGATCCATAAGAGGGTGATGGCTCTGAGTTTCCGCGACTGTCACACCAAGATCAGGCACGTGGACGCCCACGCCACCCTGAACGAGGGCGTGGTGGTGCAGGTGATGGGCGAGCTGTCCAACAACATGCAGCCCATGAGGAAGTTCATGCAGACCTTCGTTTTGGCGCCCGAG GGCACCGTCGCAAACAAATTCTACGTCCACAACGACGTGTTTCGTTACCAGGACGAGGTGTTCGGCGACTCTGATTCGGAGCCTCCGGAAG agtcgGAGGACGAGGTGGAGGAGATCGAGGAGCGGGTCCCCTCGCCTGACGTGGCCCCCGAGGAGTCTGCTCCTTTCTACGACCCGTCGGCCTG TTCGGAGCCGGTGGTCCCCGGGGACGAGGAGGAAGCTGCGCCCGTGAGTCCGGAGCCGGAGCCGGAGAAGGAGGCGGAGGCCGCCGCGGTGGAGCTGAAGCCGGAGACGATGCTGGAGACGCAAACAGACGCAAACACATCCGACGACCAGACAGAGAAAAGCCCCGTCTCCGCCCCGCCCACCGCAGAACCCGCCGCCGCGCCCGCCGAACCCTCCCCCGCCGCTCCAGAGGAGAACAGG CCGTTCTCCTGGGCGTCCGTCACCAGTAAGAACCTCCCTCCCAGCGGGGCCGTCCCCGTCTCAGGAATCCCCCCACACGTCGTCAAAGCCGCTCCCACAGCACCG CCCAGAGCCGAGGTCAAGACAGAGTCCCAGACAGcaacacagagaccacagagagacCAGAGACCCAGGGAACAGAGGCCCGGGGGTCCTCCGCCGGTACACAGAGGAACCAGACCAG TTCGGGAGGGCGAGCAGGGCGAGCAGGAGGGGCGCAGGGTGGCCCGGTACCCCGACGCCCAGCAGCTGTTCGTGGGAAACGTCCCTCACGACGTGGACAAGACGGAGCTCAAGGAGTTCTTCGAAC AGTACGGCACGGTCCTGGAGCTGAGGATCAACAGCGGAGGGAAGCTGCCCAACTttggttttgtggtttttgaCGACTCTGAGCCCGTGCAGAAGATCCTCAGCAACAGG CCCATTAAGTTCAGAGGCGACGTGCGGCTGAACGTGGAGGAGAAGAAGACCCGGTCTGCCAGAGAGGGCGACAGGCGGGACGTGAGGCCCCGCGGCCCGGGAGGCCCCGGCGGTCCCAGAGAGCGAATAGGAGGCGGCGGCGGCGGACCCCGAGGACCCCCGGCCCGCGGAGGCATGGCACAGAAACCCAGCTTCGGCTCCGGGCGGGGAGCGGGGCCCAGCGAGGGCCGCTACTCGGCCCAGCGCCAGTGA